GCTGTTCCTCCTCGGCACCATCGTCGCCTCCATCGTGGTGACGTTCGTCTTCGGCTACGTCTGCGTCCGGTACACGCGCATCTTCTTCAGCATCCTCACGCTCGCGCTTTCCCAGGTCCTCTGGAGCCTCGCCTTCAAGTTCTTCTGGGTGACCGGAGGGACCGACGGCCTGCGCGTGCCGACGCCGAAGCTCCTCGGCGTCGCGTTTGGAGAGAAGGAAGACAAGATCCAGTTCCTCTCCCACGGCTACTACTATTACGTCCTGGCAGTCTTCGTCGTCTTCGTGGCGGTGATGTGGGTCATCGTCCACTCGCCGTTCGGCAAGGCGCTGCAGGCCATCCGCGACAACGAGACCCGGGCGCGCTTCGTCGGGATCCGGATCCGGCACTACCGGCTCCTCGCCTTCCTCGTGTCGGGAGTCTTCACCGCCATCGCCGGAGCGCTGTGGGTCCCGCTCAACGGGCTCACCACGCCGGACATCCTCTACTGGCCGTTCTCGGGAGAGATCGTCTTCATGTCCGTGCTGGGCGGCTTCCGCAACTTCACCGGCCCCATCGTCGGCGCGGTAGTCTTCAATTACCTGAAGACTTACGCCGTCGGCTTCACGGTGTACTGGCAGGCGCTGCTCGGAATCGTCCTGGTGGTGCTGGTCGTCGCGCTTCCCACCGGGATCGTCGGCACGGCCAAGCTGCTGGCAGCGGCGGCCAGGAGGCGGTTCGCGCAATGAATTACCTGGAGACGACGAAGCTGACCAAGTACTTCGGCGATACCCACGCCGTCGACAAGGTCGACTTCGCGATCGGCGAGGGCGAGGTCGTCTCGCTGATCGGTTCCAACGGCGCGGGCAAGACCAGCCTGGTGAACCTGATCAGCGGCCTCTTGCAGCCCGACAGCGGTCGCATCGTCTTCCGCGGTGAAGACGTCACGAACCAGTCGGTGCAGGACCGCATCAAGGGCGGCATCGCCCGGAGCTTCCAGATCGTCAACCTCTTCGACGAGCTGACGGTCGTCGACAACGTGGCGCTCTCCATCTTTGCCCGCGAGGGAAAGACCCGCTGGTTCTTCACTCTGGCGGATCACTACGGCGCGATCTGGGACGAAGCCAACGACATCCTCCACCAGTTCGGGCTGGATCTGAAAGCGCAACAGCTCGCCGGCGGCATCTCCCAGGGAGAGCGCAAGCTGCTCGACGTGGCCGTCGCCTACGCGCTCAAGCCGCGGCTGCTCTTCCTCGACGAGCCGACCAGCGGCGTCAGCACGCGTGAGAAGGCGCCGATCATGGACGTGATCAGCTCGATCGTCCGGTCGAACAGGATCACCGCGGTCGTCATCGAGCACGACATGGACATCATCTTCAAGTACTCCGACCGCATCGTGGTCATGCACCAGGGCCTGATCCTCGCCAGCGGCACCCCGGAGGAGATTCGCAGCAACGAGTCGGTGAAGGACGCAGTGTTCGGGCCTACCCATGCTTGAGCTGCAGGCCATCCATACGTATCGCGGCCGCGCGCAGATCCTCCGGCAGGTCTCGCTGGAAGTGGGCGACAGGGAATCAGTGGTCCTGGTCGGACGCAACGGCGCCGGCAAGACCACCACCATCGACAGCATCATCGGCCTGCTGCCGCTGCGCTCCGGCAAGATCACCTTCCAGGGCCAGGACATCAGCACGATGCCGCCGTACCGGCGAGCGCGGCTCGGCATCGGCTACGCGCCCGAGGACAGCGGCCTCTTTCCCGACCTGACGGTGGAGGAAAATCTGCAGATCTGCCGCTTGCTCGCGAAGTCGTCGGGACGGGCCGCACAGGAGTCGGAGGCGAACGACCGCGTCTACTCGGTGTTTCCGGAAGTGCGGCAGTTCACCCAGCGGCGCGGGCTGTTCCTGAGCGGCGGGCAGAAGAAGATGGTGGCCATCGCGCGGGCGATGATGCTGTCGCCGGCGATTCTCCTGCTCGACGAGCCTTTCGAGGGGCTCGCGCCGGTGGTCGTGACGCGGCTGATCGACGCCGTGCGGAAGATCAAGGAGATGAAAATCTCGGTGTTGATCGCGGAGTCGAACCTCGCCAATGCGAGCCGGGTCGCGGACCGCCTCTATGCGATCGATCGCGGCGAGATCATCTATAAGGGCGATCCAAGGCAGGTCATGGACAACAAGGAAGTGATGAGCACGATCCACGGATAGCCGATTGGCGCGCCGCTCCCTCCTCTGGATCGTCTCCCTCGCAGCGCTGATCTTCGCGTACATGCTGGTCGCGCGGGCCATCTCGCGACCTGACATCGTCCCGCCCGCCGAAGACATCGCGGGTGCATTCGCGGCGCTGGTGGGACGCGGTCAACAGTCGCCCGCGAGCGACATGCCCGGGATGGACATGCCGGCGCATCACCATCATTCCAGCGACCAGGTCGACACGTTGCTGCAGGAGGGCGTGACGCTGCAGGCGTCGCTGGCGGTCACCACGGCCCGCGTCCTCTTCGGTCTGATCGTCGGCTTGCCGCTCGGCATGCTGATGGGCCTTCTCATGGGCTGGAGCCGCCGCGCCGATGACTACCTGCACCCGATCTACGTCCTGGTCCGCTCGGTGCCGCCGCTGTCGCTCATCACCTACATCATGCTCTGGCTCGGGCACAGCGAAGCGCACCGCTTGATTCCCATCGTGTACGCGGTCGCCGTCACGGCGGTGATTCCCACCTATCACGGCGTGCGCGACGTCGCCGGCAAGTACGTGGTGGCTGCGCGATCGCTCGGAGCGAGGGGACGGCTCCTCCTCGCCAAGGTGGTGCTGCCGGCCGCCGCACCGGCGATGCTGGGCGGTCTCCGGTACTCGGTCGCCATCGCCTGGATGACGGCGGTCGGCGCCGAGATGCTGATGGCCGAGAACGGCATGGGCAACCTCCTGGTGGGCGGAGGCATGTGGTCGTCGCGGTTGCAGATGCGGTCGGATCCCGCGGTGATCATCGTCGGCATTCTCGTGCTGGCCGGTGCGGGGTGGGCGATGGACCTCGCGGCGAGAGCGTGGAGCGCGCGGCTGACGCGCTGGGCGAGATGATGGGCGCCGTGCGGGTCAGGCGGGCGATCGTTGCCCTTGTGGCGGTCGCGGTGCTGTACGGGATTGCGGCGCAGATCGGTCGCGGGCGTCTGCCCGATCGGATCTGGATGGGCGCGCACTACGTCGACAACGTCAAGCTCCTCCCCACCTGGCAGCAGCTCGCCGAGGAGGGAGCATATCTCGTCGAGTCGGAGATCCTTTTGGACAGCGTGGTGGTGAGCACGAGGAGGGTCGCGATCGGGCTCGTTCTCGGCTCGGTCGCCGGGATTCTCCTCGGACTTTTGACGGGATGGGCGTCCCGCATCGAATCCCTCGCGGACCCGTGGGTGACGTTCTTCCGCTTCGCCCCGGCGCTCGCGCTGCTGCCGCTCTACGTGGTCTGGTTCGGGTACGGCGAGACCTCCAAAGTCCTCCTCATCGCCACGAACGTCGCGGTGATCACGCTTCTCGGCGCGCACCAGGGCGTGCGGGGAGTGCCGCGCGTCTATCTCGACGCGGCCGCTTCTCTCGGCGCGGGGCGCTGGCTCCGCTTCCGCAAGATCGTCCTGCCCGCCGCCTTTCCCTCGATCTTCGGCAGCGTCCGCATCGCTGTCGGTCTGGCGTGGGTCACCATCGTCGTCGCCGAGCTGATCGATGCGAGGATGCCGAGCCTCGGATACCTGCTGGCGCTCTCCGGCACCTACCCGCGGGTGCCGACGATGCTGATCGCGCTCGCGACCGTGGGCGCGCTCGTGCTCGTCTTCGACCTGCTGGCGCTGCTGCTGCACGCCCGGGCGACGCGCTGGATGGGCCGAACGGCATGACGGCGACCCTGTCGCCGCCGGCGCTCGAAGCGGAGGACGTCAGCTACACCTACTCCGGGCCGCCGCCGACGCACGCGCTGCAGAATCTCACGCTGCGCGTGAGGGACAACGAGTTCCTCGCCGTGCTGGGCCCGGTGGGCTGCGCCAAGACGACGCTGCTGCGCATCTTCGCGGGCTTTCTTCGCCCGACGTCGGGAAAGGTCCGTTGCGCCGGGTCGGGCATCGACGGGCCCGGGTGGCAGAGGGGCTACGTCCTGCAGGAGCAGGCCATCTTTCCCTGGATGACGGTGCGCGAGAACGTCGAGTTCGGCCTGCTCGCCAAAGGCGTCGAGCCGTCGGCGCGGGAAGCGGTCAGCGACGAGCTGATCAAGCTGATCGGACTGACGGCCTTCGAGGCGGCATATCCGAAGGATCTCTCCGCGGGAATGTCGAAGATGGTCGAGGTGGTGCGCGTGCTTGCCACCGATCCCTCCATCCTGCTGCTCGACGAGCCCTTCGGGGCGCTCGACGCGCAGACCCGCGCGCGGATGCAGGACGCGCTGGCGCGGCTCTGGGAGCAGCGGCGCAAGACGGTGCTGTTCGTGACGCACGACGTGGAGGAGGCGCTGTACCTGGCTGACCGGATCGTCGTGCTCTCCGAGCGCCCGGGCAAGCTCAAGGCGCAGTTCGAGGTGGCGGTTCCGCGGCCGCGCTCGGTGGACACGCGGTTCTCCGCCGGATTCCTCGCGCTGAAGCGCGAGATTTGGGACGCCACCGGCCGCTGAATTACGCCAGAGGCGGGAACTTCCCGGCCGTCGACGCATCACATCATCTGGGAGATCGCATGAGCACGCCACAGGAGCTGAAGGGTCCGGACTTCGGCGCCGGTCTCGATGCCGGGCAGCTCAGGGATGGCGAGCAGCTCCTCGGCCATGCTGCGGGCGAACCGGTCGTCCTCGTGCGTCGCGGGAGCGAGATCTGCGCCGTCGGCGCCGTCTGCTCGCATTACGGAGGGCCACTGGCGGAGGGCATCGTGGAGGGCGGCACGATCCGGTGCCCGTGGCATCACGCCCGCTACGATCTGCGCACCGGCGCGCCGGAGCGGCCGGGGCGCGACGCGATCGCCTGCTATCGCGTCGAGCAGCAGGGCGGTCGCGTCCGCGTCGGGGAGCGGCTCGCCATCGCCCAACCGCGGTCTGCCGCCGGACCGCAGAGCGTCGTGATCGTCGGAGCCGGAGCGGCGGGCAATGCCTGCGCCGAGGAGCTGCGCCGGCAAGGCTACGAGAAGGCGATCACGATGGTCGGCGCGGAGGCGCCCGTCGATCGGCCGAACCTGAGCAAGGACTATCTCGCCGGGACTGCGCCGGAGGAATGGGTGCCGCTGCGCGGCCGCGACTTCTATCCCGCACAGCGCATCGATCTCGTCGACCAGGTCGAGGTCACCGCAATCGACGTCGGACGGCGCGAGGTGCGGCTCTCGACCGGGCGGACGCTCGGGTACGGCGCGCTGCTCCTGTCCACCGGCGCGGATGCCATCCGGCTCCCCATTCCTGGAGCGGAACGCGCGCTCACGCTGCGCTCGTTCGCGGACAGCAAGGCGCTTGCGGCGCGCGCCGTGGCGGGCAAGCGAGCGGTGATGATCGGCGCGAGCTTCATCGGGCTGGAGGTGGCGGCCTCCCTGCGCGCGCGGAACCTGGACGTCTCCGTCGTCGCGCCCGAGAGCCGGCCGCTGGAACGCGTTCTTGGGCCGGAGCTGGGCGATTTCGTCCGCGCCGTGCACGGGGAACACGGCGTCCGATTCCATCTCGGGCGCAAGCCGGTGCGAATCGACGCCGGATCCGTGACGCTGGACGACGGCACTTCGATTCCGGCGGAGCTGGTGGTGATGGGCGTCGGCGTGCGGCCGCGGCTGCAGATCGCGGAGCTGGCCGGATTGCGGATGGACCGCGGCGTGGTCGTCGACGCGAGCCTGCGCACCAGCGTGGAGGGCATCTGGGCAGCCGGAGACATCGCGCGCTTTCCCGACGCGCGCAGCGGCAGGTCGATCCGCGTGGAGCACTGGGTGGTGGCGGAGCGCCAGGGGCAGCATGCCGCCCGCGCCATGCTGGGGGCGCGCGAGCCGTATCGCGCTGTCCCGTTCTTCTGGAGCCAGCACTACGACGTGCCCATCGCATACGTGGGGCACGCGGAGGGATGGGACTCGATCGAGGTCAAGGGCAACATCGCCGGCCGCGATTGCATCGTCGCGTATCGGCAGGCAGGCCGGGTGCAAGCGGTGGCCTCGATCTACCGCGACCGCGAAAGCCTGCTCGTCGAGGCAGCCATGGAACGCGGCGACGAAGCGGCCCTCGAAGCAATCTTGCGGGCGTAGCCGCTTACTTGCGCGCGGGCTGGGTGCGCGCCTCGCGCAGGTCCAGCTCGTGCTCGAGCTCTCGCAGCACTTCGTCGTTGATGCGCCGTTCGTCGCGGAGCCGGATGGCCGACTCGCGTTCGGCGCGCAGGAGCTCGCGGGAGATCTCGCGGGACGTGCGGTGCACATCGCCATCGCCGGTTCCAGCGGCGTCGAGGTTCGCGAGACGTTGGCGGTAGTGTTGCGCCAGATCGTCGTACACCGGCGTCAACGCATCGCTGCCGCCCGCGCGAATCTGCTCGAGGCGCGAGAGCGCCGACTGGAGCACGATCCGGCGCGCCTCCTTTTCCTCGCAGTCCGGTCCTGGGGGCGTCTCCAGGCCGAGGAGCCGGATCAGCGGGGGCAGCGTCAGTCCCTGGAAGAGGAGCGTGGCGACGATCACACAGAATGTGAAGAAGACGATCGCGTTCTTCAGCGGGAACGCCGTTCCTTCCGCCAAGGTGCGGGGCAGCGCCATCGCCGCGGCCAGCGCGATCACGCCGCGCATACCCGCCCAGCCGACGATGAGGAGCTGCCGCGGGGTTGGTATCGGATCCTCCTGATGGAGGAAACGGTGGCGGATGAAGTACGAAAGCCGTGCGCCTGGAAACACCCAGACGACGCGGAGGGCGATGACCACGGCGCTCAATGCCGCTCCGGCAAGGAGCATCTTCCCGAGACCCGCCTTCTGGATGCCGGCCACGACCACCGGAAGCTGAAGGCCGATGAGGACGAAGACGAGCCCGTTGAGCGTGAAGGTGAGCGCGTTCCAGACCGAATACGCCTGCAGGCGGACGGTGGGCGAGAAGAAGTACGTGCTCCTCCGGCCGAGGTAGAGACCGGCAGCAACCACCGCGAGGACGCCAGAAGCGTGGATCGCGTCAGCGATCAGGTACGCGCCGTACGGCACGAGGACGCTGATGGCGATCTCGATGGGTCCATCGTCGATCCGCCGCTCGAACCAGTCGACGACCAGGCCAAGCAGCAGCCCGACGCCGAGTCCGCAAGCGACGAGATAGCTGAGCCGGAAGAGCACGAACGAGGCCGGCGGAATCTCTCCCCAGGTGAGCAGCAGCACGCCCATCTCGACCGCGAGCAGGCCGGTCGCGTCGTTGACCAGGCTCTCGCCTTCGAGGACGTCGACGATGCGGCGCGGAAGCCCCATGTTCCTCGCGATCGAGGTCGCGGCGATGGCGTCGGTGGGGGAGACGACGGCGCCCAGCACGAAGCCGATCCGCCAATCGAAACCGGGCGCGATCCAGCCGGCGACGGCTGCGACGCCGGCCACGGTGAAGGCGACCAGACCGACGGCGAGCGAAGTAATGCTGACGAGATTGTGGGAGAACTCGCGCCAGGGCGTATTCCAGGCGGCGCCGTAGAGCAGCGGCGGCAGCACCACGAAGAAGATGACGTCCGGATCGAGCGTCGTCGAGGGAAGGCCGGGGATGAAGCTCACCAGCAGGCCGGCGACGAGCAGCACGAGGGGATACGGCACCCGCAGTCGCTGCGCCAGGGCGCCGAACGCGACGACCACGAGGAGGAGCACGACGAACACGAACTGGGCGGCGTGCGCTCCGGTCACGAAGTAACCTGTACCGCCTGAAGGAGTAGCCGCAAAGCCGCACCTCCGCTGCGGCAGCGGCTAGCGGGACTCCAGGCGGACGATGTCGCCGGGCTGAAACCAGCGCGCGTCCATGGCGTCCTCGAGCACGAACGCAACGACGCCCGGTCCGCGTTCCGCCGCCAGCGCGCTGTCGAGCCGCAGCACGGGCATGTCGTTCAGGTACGCGCGCGGACCGAGCTCGACCGGACGTCCCCCCTGCAGGGGGCGTGCGAAGACCACCGGCACGCAGTGGACGCCGCCTTCGTTGATCAGCTGCGCAGCCTCGACCTGGAATTCCATCGCTCCGAAATACTGTAGCCAACTTGTCCCGGGACAAGCTTGAAAGTTCATTTGTCAACTCGCCCCGGGGCGAGTTCAACCGGTTGAATCACTGGCTTCAAGCGCGCGCCCGCCTGCACGGCGCTTTGACATTCCGGACTCGCCGGAACGATCATCGCAGCCCCTCTCGCTGTCGGAGGTCTTCCATGGCACCTCGACGCGGAACCACTCGACGCCGTTTCCTTCAGTCCACCGCGCTCGCTGCTGCCGGCCTCGCGCTGCCGCGCACGGGCTTTGCCGCCAGCCCGGACCTCAAGCTCAAGAAGCCGATCAAGATCGGCTGCCAGTGCATCCTTTCCGGGCCGCTGGGCGGATATGGCGAGTTCATGCGCAAAGGCGCCACGCTCGCCATGGAGGAGGTCAACGGGCAGGGCGGGATCGGGGGCAGCCCCATCGAGCTGAACTTCCGCGACGAGGAGCTCAAGGTCGACGTGGGCGTGAAGAACGCCCGCTACTTCGTCGAGGACTGGGGCGCGGACTTTCTCGTCGGAATCGACTCGAGCGGGGTCGCGATGGCGGTGGGCGAGATCATGCCGTCGCTGAACAAGGTCCTCATCGTCACGCACGGCGCGACGGAGAAGTACAACGAGGACCTGGTCTTCAAGCGCCACATCCGCCAGTGCTTCCGCGTCTGCGTCCCCGTCTACCAGGACGGCATCGCCTCCGCGCTGGTGGCCAAGGACCTGCCGGTGAAGCGCTGGGCCACCATCTCTCCCGACTACGAGTACGGCCACACTTCCTGGAAGATGTTCCGCGCCTACCTGAAGCGCTTCAAGCCGGACGTCGAATTCGTCGGCGAGAGCTTCGCCAAGTTCGGCACCGTCGACTTCTCCAGCCACATCAGCAAGGTGATGGGCCTCAATCCCGAGGGCATCTTCTCCACCGAATGGGGCGGCGAGGCTGTCACCATGGTGAAGCAGGCCAAGCTGTTCAAGGTCTTCGAGAACACGAAGGCGTTCATGATCGGGATGGGTTCGGCGATGGACGTGCTGCAGGGTCTCGGCGCGGACTACCCCGACGGGACATGGGCGTCCGGCCGCTACTACTTCGGGTACCCGGACAGTCCGGAGAACAAGAAGTTCGTCGAGGCGTTCCGCAAGCGCTGGAACTCGTACCCGAGCTATCCGTCGGAGACGTCGTACACGGCGATCCACGCGCTGAAGAAGGCCGTCGAGAAGGCGAAGTCGATCGAGACGGAGAAGGTCATCGAAGCGCTCGAAGGGCTCGAGCTGGATCGCCCCGCCGGCAAGTGCGTCATCCGCAAGGAGGATCACCAGGCCGTGTACGCGGTGCCTTGGGGACAGATCAAGCACGACCCGAAATTCCCCATGCCCATCTTGACCAACCTCAAGGTCTTCACCACCGACGAGTACTACCGAAAGCCGCCGTTCGCGCCGGTCGAGGGGTAAGTGCTCTTCCAGGGCCTCGTCGGCCTGAGCGAGGCGATGTACCTGTGGCTCGTCGCGGCGGGCCTCTCGCTGATCTTCGGCGTCATGCGGGTCCTGAATTTCGCGCACGGCAGCCTGTACATGCTGGGCGCGTACTTCGCCTGGGTCGTCGTGCGCGTCACCGGCAGCTTCTGGCTGGCCCTGTTGATCGGCCCGGCGGTCGTCGCCGGGGTCGGGTGGGCGATGGAGTTCGGCTTTCTCCGCCGCGTCTACTCGGCGCCGGAAGCCTTCCAGCTGCTGCTCACGTTCGCGTTCGTGCTCATGTTCGACGACGCGGTGAAGCTGGTCTTCGGGCCGGTCTACCAGTCGCCGCCCACTCCCGCGGCGCTGTCCGGCGCATTCGTCCTCGGCCGCTCGATCCTTCCCACCTACCACCTCTTCATCCTTTGCGTCGGTGCGCTGGTCGGCCTCGGGCTCTGGTTCTTCCTGGAGAAGACCAGCTTCGGCCTCGTGATCCGCGCCACCGCCGCCGACCGTGAGATGGCCCGCGCGCTGGGTGTCCGCTCCTCGAGGCTCTTCACCTGGGTGTTCATCCTCGGCGCCGCGCTGGCCGGCCTGGGGGGCGCGCTCTCCATGCCTGTGCGCGCCATCTCTCCCGGGATGGGCGAGTTCATCATCATCGAGGCGTTCGTGGTGGTGGTGCTGGGGGGACTCGGTTCGTTGCGCGGGGCGTTCGTCGGCGCGCTCCTCATCGGCCTCCTGCACGCGTACGGCCTGCTTTTCATGCCGGTGTTCGAGCTGGCGCTGGGATACCTGGCGATGGCCGCGGTGCTCATCGTCCGGCCGTGGGGGCTGTTCGGGGCACGCGAGAGCTGAATGCGCGACCGCGTCATCGCCGGAGTGGCCCTCGCCGCCGTCGTCCTGCTCTTGCCCGTGCTGGCCGGACCGTTCCTGCGCTACCTCGCGCTCAACATGCTGCTGCTCGCTCTCCTGGCGCTCTCCTTCAACCTGCTCTTCGGCACGACCGGTCTGCTCTCGTTCGGCCAGGGAGCCTTTTACTCCGGCGGTGCGTACGCGGCGGCCTTGCTGCTGAAGGCGGGCGTGCCGCTGCTGTGGTCCATCCTGCTCGGCGCGCTGGGCGCCGCCGCGCTGGCTGCGGTGCTGGGCGCGTTCTGCGTCCGGCACACGCGAATCTATTTCTCCATGCTGACGCTCGCCTTCGGCATGCTGGTCTACGCGGTGGTCTGGAAATGGACCGACGTGACCGGCGGCGATGACGGCCTGATCGGCGTCCCGCGCGGACGCATCGGCCTCCCCGGCCCGCTCGACGTGAGCCTGGATGCGCCGGTTCGCTACTACCTGTTCGCCGCCATACTCGTGCTGCTCTCCATCGGCGTTCTGCACCGGCTGTCGTCGTCGCCACTCGGACTTTCGCTGCGCGCCATCCGCGAGAACGCCGAGCGGGCGGAGTTCAGCGGCGTCCCCGTGCGGCGCACCATCTACATCGCCTTCGTCACCGCCGGGTTCTTCGCCGGCCTGTCCGGAGCGCTGCTGGCGCCGCTGGAGCAGACGGTCTCGCCCTCGACGGCGCACTGGACCAAATCGGCTGAGCCGGTAATGGCCACGCTCATCGGCGGACCCCTTTCGTTTCTCGGGCCCATCGTCGGCGCGGTCGTCTACCTCGGCCTGAAGGAGATCATCGTCCGTTTCACGGAGTACTGGCTGCTCGTCTTCGGCCTGGTGCTCCTCGCCACCGTCCTGACCTTTCGCGGTGGGTTGATGGGCGCGCTGACGGCCTGGCTTCTGCGGAGGCAGCGCCCATGACGGCGCTGCTGGAGGTGCGCGGACTGAAGAAGTCGTTCGATGACTTCACCGCCGTAGCTGGCGTCGACCTCGCCCTTCCGGAAGGCGGAATCACGGCCGTCATCGGTCCCAATGGCGCCGGCAAGACCACCTTCATCAACCTCCTCACCGGAAAGCTGACGCCGAGCCACGGCAACATCGTCTTCGCGGGAAAGGACGTGACCAGGTTGCCGGCGAGCGCGCGCGTCCGCGGCGGAATGGCCCGGACGTTCCAGATCACCAACGTCTTTCCCCTGCTTTCGGTGGAGGAGAACGTGTCGGTCCCGGTGCTCGCGCGGGCAGGGCGCTCGCTCGACCCGCGCCACAGGCTGGACGCGGTCTCCGGCCTGCAATCGACCATCCAGCGGCTGCTCGATACCGTCGGGCTCACCGCCCGCCGCGGCGATCCAGCGGGCTTGCTCTCGCACGGGGATCGGCGGCTGCTGGAGATTGCCCTCGCGCTCGCCTCCGAGCCCCGCCTTCTGCTGCTGGACGAACCGACCGCCGGGATGGGCACCGGAGAGCGCGATCGCGTGCTCGCGCAAATCCGGGCGCTCGCGATGCAGAAGTCGCTCACCATCCTCCTCGTCGAGCACGACATGGAGGTGGTCTTCGGACTCGCCACCCGCATCGTCGTGCTGCATCAGGGAAGGGTGCTCGCGGACGGCACGCCACAGCAGATCCGCGACGACCCCCACGTGCGCGAGATCTATCTCGGCGAGGCGAACATCGCTCCCGTTCAAGCTGCTCCGGCGGGGCAGGGCGCGCCTCTGCTCCAGGTCGAGCACCTCGACGCCGGCTACGGACTTGCGCACGTCCTGCACGACGTCAGCTTCACGGTCGCGCGCGGCGAGATCGTCGCGCTCCTCGGGCGCAACGGAGTGGGAAAGACCACCACGCTGCGCAGCCTCGCCGGTCTGAACGTCCCCTGGCGTGGAAGCATCGTCCGGCTCGAAGCGAAGTCCGTCGCCGGAGACCCGCCGGAACGGCTTGCGGCCTTGGGGGTCAGCTACGTGCCGGACGACCGCCGCATCTTCGCGGACCTCACCGCGGCGGAAAACCTCAGGGTGCCGGTGCTCGCGCTGCGCCGCGGGAAGACGCGCTGGACGCGCGAGCGCATCGAGGCGATCTTTCCACCGCTGGCCACGCTCTGGAACCGCAAGGGACGCCATCTCTCCGGCGGTGAGCAGAAGATGCTGGCCATCGCCCGCGCGCTCACCACCGACCCTGCGCTGCTCCTTCTCGACGAGCCGTCGGAAGGCCTGAGCCCGCTGATCGTGCGCATCCTCTCCGACGCGCTGGCGCAGATCCGCGGCGAAGGTGTCACGGTGCTGCTCGCGGATCAAAACCTCATGTTCGCCCGGGCGGTGGCCGACCGCGCGCTGGTGATGGAGCGCGGCCGCCTGGTGCACGCCGCCTCGCGTGCGGAGCTGCAAGGTAACGATCCCGCGCTCCATCGCTTCCTGGCGGTATGAACGTGCGCCATCCTCGAGCGCCCCGATGGGACAGCCCATGATCGCGGTCCAGCACCTGCGCAAGGAGTACGGAACGTCGCGCGGTCCCGTGCTCGCGCTGCTGGACATCGACTTCGGTGTGGCCGAGGGAGAGTTCGTGGCCATCGTCGGCCCGTCGGGATGCGGGAAGTCGACCCTGCTCAAGATCCTCGCCGGCCTGCTTCCCGCGACAGCGGGTGAGGTCCGCCTGCGCAGCGTTGCCGTCACAGGACCACGGCGCGACGTCGGGTTCGTCTTCCAGTCGCCGGTGCTGTTTCCCTGGCGGACGGTGCTGGACAACGTGCTCTTGCCGGCGGACGTGCAGCGGCTCGGCCGCGAGAAGACGCGACAGACCGCGCTCGACCTGCTGGCGCTGGTCGGTCTTTCGGGCTTCGAGCAGCGGTATCCCTGGGAGCTGTCCGGCGGCATGCAGCAGCGGGTCGCCATCACGCGCAGCTTGATCCACAACCCGGCGCTGCTGCTGATGGACGAGCCGTTCGGCGCCCTCGACGCCATGACGCGCGAGACGATGAACCTGGAGCTGCAGCGCATCTGGCTGGAGCGGCGCAAGACGGTGCTCTTCGTCACCCACTCCATCGCCGAAGCCGTTTTTCTCGCCGATCG
The sequence above is a segment of the Deltaproteobacteria bacterium genome. Coding sequences within it:
- a CDS encoding branched-chain amino acid ABC transporter permease — its product is MRDRVIAGVALAAVVLLLPVLAGPFLRYLALNMLLLALLALSFNLLFGTTGLLSFGQGAFYSGGAYAAALLLKAGVPLLWSILLGALGAAALAAVLGAFCVRHTRIYFSMLTLAFGMLVYAVVWKWTDVTGGDDGLIGVPRGRIGLPGPLDVSLDAPVRYYLFAAILVLLSIGVLHRLSSSPLGLSLRAIRENAERAEFSGVPVRRTIYIAFVTAGFFAGLSGALLAPLEQTVSPSTAHWTKSAEPVMATLIGGPLSFLGPIVGAVVYLGLKEIIVRFTEYWLLVFGLVLLATVLTFRGGLMGALTAWLLRRQRP
- a CDS encoding Na+/H+ antiporter; its protein translation is MTGAHAAQFVFVVLLLVVVAFGALAQRLRVPYPLVLLVAGLLVSFIPGLPSTTLDPDVIFFVVLPPLLYGAAWNTPWREFSHNLVSITSLAVGLVAFTVAGVAAVAGWIAPGFDWRIGFVLGAVVSPTDAIAATSIARNMGLPRRIVDVLEGESLVNDATGLLAVEMGVLLLTWGEIPPASFVLFRLSYLVACGLGVGLLLGLVVDWFERRIDDGPIEIAISVLVPYGAYLIADAIHASGVLAVVAAGLYLGRRSTYFFSPTVRLQAYSVWNALTFTLNGLVFVLIGLQLPVVVAGIQKAGLGKMLLAGAALSAVVIALRVVWVFPGARLSYFIRHRFLHQEDPIPTPRQLLIVGWAGMRGVIALAAAMALPRTLAEGTAFPLKNAIVFFTFCVIVATLLFQGLTLPPLIRLLGLETPPGPDCEEKEARRIVLQSALSRLEQIRAGGSDALTPVYDDLAQHYRQRLANLDAAGTGDGDVHRTSREISRELLRAERESAIRLRDERRINDEVLRELEHELDLREARTQPARK
- a CDS encoding branched-chain amino acid ABC transporter permease, with the protein product MYLWLVAAGLSLIFGVMRVLNFAHGSLYMLGAYFAWVVVRVTGSFWLALLIGPAVVAGVGWAMEFGFLRRVYSAPEAFQLLLTFAFVLMFDDAVKLVFGPVYQSPPTPAALSGAFVLGRSILPTYHLFILCVGALVGLGLWFFLEKTSFGLVIRATAADREMARALGVRSSRLFTWVFILGAALAGLGGALSMPVRAISPGMGEFIIIEAFVVVVLGGLGSLRGAFVGALLIGLLHAYGLLFMPVFELALGYLAMAAVLIVRPWGLFGARES
- a CDS encoding ABC transporter ATP-binding protein — protein: MGQPMIAVQHLRKEYGTSRGPVLALLDIDFGVAEGEFVAIVGPSGCGKSTLLKILAGLLPATAGEVRLRSVAVTGPRRDVGFVFQSPVLFPWRTVLDNVLLPADVQRLGREKTRQTALDLLALVGLSGFEQRYPWELSGGMQQRVAITRSLIHNPALLLMDEPFGALDAMTRETMNLELQRIWLERRKTVLFVTHSIAEAVFLADRILVMTPRPGRLLDNVDVDLPRPRGPEVIGAPEFGAVVRRIRAHFNARTAIEA
- a CDS encoding ATP-binding cassette domain-containing protein, whose translation is MTALLEVRGLKKSFDDFTAVAGVDLALPEGGITAVIGPNGAGKTTFINLLTGKLTPSHGNIVFAGKDVTRLPASARVRGGMARTFQITNVFPLLSVEENVSVPVLARAGRSLDPRHRLDAVSGLQSTIQRLLDTVGLTARRGDPAGLLSHGDRRLLEIALALASEPRLLLLDEPTAGMGTGERDRVLAQIRALAMQKSLTILLVEHDMEVVFGLATRIVVLHQGRVLADGTPQQIRDDPHVREIYLGEANIAPVQAAPAGQGAPLLQVEHLDAGYGLAHVLHDVSFTVARGEIVALLGRNGVGKTTTLRSLAGLNVPWRGSIVRLEAKSVAGDPPERLAALGVSYVPDDRRIFADLTAAENLRVPVLALRRGKTRWTRERIEAIFPPLATLWNRKGRHLSGGEQKMLAIARALTTDPALLLLDEPSEGLSPLIVRILSDALAQIRGEGVTVLLADQNLMFARAVADRALVMERGRLVHAASRAELQGNDPALHRFLAV